In Amycolatopsis methanolica 239, a single genomic region encodes these proteins:
- a CDS encoding LysR family transcriptional regulator has translation MTYESPAEASDQRLAAELAPSLALLAALRETRNITRAAERLGIPQPTVSRRLAGLSEVVGAPLTRPDGRGVRLTRPGEILAATATRALAAIETGVRQTREEISPDSGHVVLGFLHLLGRWLVPSLLRDFRADHPGVRFSLVQGSRQHVLDRLADGELDLALVAPLPDTAALDSYALSEQDLLLSVPEAHPLARRRRIRVEELADEPFVTLEHGYGLRQIIDDLCAAAGFEPKIAFESQESDTARGLVAAGLGVALLPRFGPAPPAGVVEVPLSPRVSRTIGLTWRAGEEPTPAVAAFRDYVRTNGTRYA, from the coding sequence GTGACGTATGAAAGTCCGGCGGAAGCTTCTGACCAGCGGCTGGCCGCGGAGCTGGCGCCCAGCCTGGCCCTGCTGGCGGCCCTGCGTGAAACACGCAACATCACCCGCGCGGCGGAGCGGCTCGGCATTCCGCAGCCGACGGTGAGCCGTCGTCTGGCCGGGTTGTCCGAGGTCGTCGGCGCGCCGCTGACCCGGCCGGACGGGCGCGGCGTCCGGCTCACACGCCCGGGCGAGATCCTCGCGGCGACGGCCACCCGCGCACTCGCCGCTATCGAGACGGGCGTGCGGCAGACGCGGGAGGAGATATCGCCGGACAGCGGCCACGTCGTGCTCGGGTTCCTGCACCTGCTGGGCCGTTGGCTGGTCCCCTCGCTGCTGCGCGACTTCCGCGCCGACCACCCCGGCGTACGGTTTTCGCTGGTCCAGGGCTCGCGGCAGCACGTGCTGGACCGACTGGCAGACGGCGAGCTGGACCTGGCGCTGGTGGCTCCGCTGCCGGACACCGCGGCGCTGGACAGCTACGCGTTGTCGGAGCAGGACCTGCTGCTGTCGGTGCCCGAGGCGCACCCATTGGCCCGGCGGCGCCGCATCCGGGTCGAAGAGCTGGCCGACGAACCGTTCGTGACGCTCGAACACGGCTACGGCCTGCGGCAGATCATCGACGACCTGTGCGCGGCGGCCGGGTTCGAGCCGAAGATCGCGTTCGAGAGCCAGGAGTCGGACACCGCGCGGGGGCTGGTCGCCGCGGGGCTGGGGGTGGCGCTGCTGCCGCGCTTCGGGCCCGCGCCGCCGGCCGGGGTGGTGGAGGTGCCGCTGTCGCCACGGGTCAGCCGCACGATCGGACTCACCTGGCGAGCGGGCGAGGAACCGACCCCGGCGGTGGCCGCCTTCCGCGACTACGTGCGCACGAACGGCACGCGCTACGCCTGA
- a CDS encoding DNA-3-methyladenine glycosylase I gives MTESIGADGVSRCPWGNSAPDYAEYHDTEWGVPLRGQDALYERLCLEAFQSGLSWITILRKREGFRNAFAGFVPEKVAEFGDDDVERLMADASIVRNRAKILATITNARAITTLNQPLDDLLWSFAPTGERPRPRTMADVPAITPESTAMAKALKKRGFAFVGPTTCYALMQATGMVDDHLVTCFRASS, from the coding sequence ATGACGGAGTCGATCGGCGCCGACGGGGTGTCGCGGTGCCCGTGGGGGAACTCGGCCCCGGACTACGCCGAGTACCACGACACGGAGTGGGGCGTGCCGCTGCGCGGGCAGGACGCGCTGTACGAGCGGCTGTGCCTGGAGGCGTTCCAGTCCGGGCTGTCGTGGATCACGATCCTGCGCAAGCGGGAGGGCTTCCGGAACGCGTTCGCCGGTTTCGTGCCGGAGAAGGTGGCCGAGTTCGGTGACGACGACGTCGAGCGCCTGATGGCGGACGCGTCCATCGTGCGGAACCGGGCGAAGATCCTGGCCACGATCACGAACGCCCGCGCGATCACCACGCTGAACCAGCCGCTGGACGACCTGCTGTGGTCGTTCGCGCCGACGGGGGAGCGGCCCCGCCCGCGCACGATGGCCGACGTCCCGGCCATCACGCCCGAGTCGACGGCGATGGCGAAGGCGCTGAAGAAGCGCGGGTTCGCGTTCGTCGGGCCCACGACGTGCTACGCGCTGATGCAGGCGACCGGCATGGTCGACGACCACCTGGTCACCTGCTTCCGCGCCAGTTCATGA
- a CDS encoding MFS transporter: protein MKLAVAAAGISSFALLYAPQPVLPQLAAQYRLDPGSASLAVSVATGALAIAVLPIAALSEIVGRRPIIVASVTLSVVLGLLMPFAPSYPVLLALRALQGIAIAGFAGVASAYLVEQLGKTGVAAAVGAMIAGNTVGGMLGRLSTGFSAEALGWHGALAVVAGVALVCSAVTVLSLPAGVRPSGSGSRLRDVLTGVGTALRRPVLLAQYGVAMLAMGAFVAMYNAAGFRLTGELGLSPAVASLVFLAYAVGSVSSSNAGRMVARFGRPRAVLGGLAVMAAGILLTLPDSLPLVVLGFVVLTGGFFAAHAVANGWAAAEAPEGARGQASGMYTLAYYLGSSVGGTVGSVVFGRFGWSWLVGAAVVWLALAGAAVAGLRVRTARWVVSA from the coding sequence GTGAAGCTCGCGGTCGCCGCCGCCGGGATTTCGTCGTTCGCCCTGCTCTACGCGCCGCAGCCGGTCCTGCCGCAGCTCGCCGCGCAGTACCGGCTCGACCCCGGTTCGGCGTCGCTGGCGGTGTCGGTGGCGACCGGGGCGCTGGCGATCGCGGTGCTGCCGATCGCGGCGCTGTCGGAGATCGTCGGGCGGCGGCCGATCATCGTCGCGTCGGTGACTTTGTCGGTCGTGCTCGGCCTGCTGATGCCGTTCGCGCCGTCGTACCCGGTGCTGCTCGCGTTGCGGGCGCTGCAGGGGATCGCGATCGCCGGGTTCGCCGGGGTGGCGTCGGCGTACCTGGTGGAGCAGCTCGGCAAGACCGGGGTGGCCGCGGCGGTCGGGGCGATGATCGCGGGCAACACGGTCGGCGGCATGTTGGGCAGGCTGTCCACCGGGTTCAGTGCGGAGGCGCTCGGCTGGCACGGCGCGTTGGCCGTGGTCGCCGGGGTGGCGCTGGTGTGCAGCGCGGTCACGGTGTTGTCGTTGCCGGCGGGCGTGCGGCCGAGCGGTTCGGGGTCGCGGTTGCGGGACGTGCTGACCGGCGTCGGGACCGCGTTGCGGCGGCCGGTGCTGCTGGCGCAGTACGGGGTGGCGATGCTCGCGATGGGCGCCTTCGTGGCGATGTACAACGCGGCGGGGTTCCGGCTGACCGGGGAGCTCGGCCTGTCGCCGGCGGTCGCTTCGCTGGTGTTCCTGGCGTACGCGGTGGGCTCGGTGTCCTCGTCGAACGCGGGCAGGATGGTCGCCCGGTTCGGCCGTCCGCGCGCGGTGCTCGGCGGGCTGGCCGTGATGGCGGCCGGGATCCTGCTCACCCTGCCCGATTCGCTGCCGCTGGTGGTGCTTGGTTTCGTGGTGCTCACCGGCGGTTTCTTCGCCGCGCACGCGGTGGCCAACGGCTGGGCCGCGGCGGAGGCCCCGGAGGGGGCGCGGGGCCAGGCGTCCGGGATGTACACGCTGGCCTACTACCTGGGCAGCAGCGTCGGCGGCACGGTCGGGAGCGTGGTCTTCGGGCGGTTCGGCTGGAGCTGGCTGGTCGGGGCCGCGGTGGTGTGGCTGGCACTGGCCGGCGCCGCGGTGGCCGGTTTGCGGGTACGGACCGCGCGGTGGGTGGTTTCGGCATAG
- a CDS encoding VOC family protein gives MITHLHSATILVGDQEEALRFYVGTLGWEKREDLRFGPVHRFLSVAPPGAVTSIVLGQPEVYAREVVPGGTGITMMTPDVAAAHAEMSARGVPFAGQPQVMPWGTKATWFADPFGNEYFLLEG, from the coding sequence GTGATCACGCACCTGCACTCCGCCACGATCCTGGTCGGCGACCAGGAGGAGGCGCTGCGCTTCTACGTGGGCACGCTGGGATGGGAGAAGCGGGAGGACCTGCGGTTCGGGCCGGTGCACCGGTTCCTGAGCGTGGCGCCGCCGGGCGCGGTGACGTCGATCGTGCTGGGACAGCCGGAGGTGTACGCGCGGGAGGTGGTCCCGGGCGGCACCGGGATCACGATGATGACGCCGGACGTGGCCGCCGCGCACGCCGAGATGTCCGCCCGCGGGGTGCCCTTCGCGGGGCAACCGCAGGTCATGCCGTGGGGCACGAAGGCGACGTGGTTCGCCGACCCGTTCGGGAACGAGTATTTCCTGCTGGAGGGCTGA
- a CDS encoding SRPBCC family protein, which produces MIDLVLSVDVHASAGTTWLALTDWERQHEWMLGTHVEVVEGDGRSVGSKLSAFTGVRGVGVTDPMVITSWEPPVRCTVRHLGGVVKGTGAFHVHAKGAHRSTFVWSESLVPPLGPAGQLGWPVVKPAFVLGLRYSLKRFAKFAESYSVGQV; this is translated from the coding sequence ATGATCGACCTGGTCCTGTCCGTGGACGTGCACGCGAGCGCGGGCACGACGTGGCTCGCGTTGACCGACTGGGAGCGGCAGCACGAGTGGATGCTCGGCACGCACGTCGAGGTCGTCGAGGGTGACGGCCGCAGCGTCGGGTCGAAGCTGAGCGCGTTCACCGGGGTGCGCGGGGTCGGCGTCACCGACCCGATGGTGATCACCAGCTGGGAGCCGCCGGTGCGGTGCACGGTCCGGCACCTGGGCGGCGTCGTCAAGGGCACCGGCGCCTTCCACGTGCACGCGAAGGGCGCGCACCGGTCGACGTTCGTGTGGTCGGAGAGCCTGGTGCCGCCGCTCGGGCCCGCGGGTCAGCTGGGCTGGCCGGTCGTCAAGCCCGCGTTCGTGCTCGGGCTGCGGTACTCGTTGAAACGGTTCGCGAAGTTCGCGGAGAGCTATTCGGTGGGGCAGGTATGA
- a CDS encoding leucyl aminopeptidase family protein, producing the protein MARFSLPSVPTRLIDVEVADGRRRGADLAVLVPAGADAPVAGVEHAGKAGEVRRLSGGDVRWLVGIGEGGPAHWRAAGAALAREAADVKAVQVELGDDVTGEQVAELTVGALLGGYRFKVSGDADQPALRTLRLVTAEAGHQRVVERARVLAGASALARDLANTPSNIKNPSWLADTAARLADEVPGLSATVRDEQWLAAQGFGGVLAVGGGSASPPRLIELTYRPRGAARHLLLVGKGITFDTGGLSIKPADGMHLMRTDMAGGGAVIAAALAIAALRLPVRVTALVPAAENHVSGSSYRPGDVVRHYGGRTTEVSNTDAEGRMVLADALAYGIRRFSPDAVVDVATLTGAMKVALGLRTGGLFATDDKLADEIREAGASVGEAWWRMPLLDAHADAVRGELADVKQAPGGPGGITAALFLREFTEGLPWAHLDIAGPARAEKPYAEVVPGATGFAARTLVAFAESFGSDQA; encoded by the coding sequence ATGGCGCGGTTCTCCCTGCCGTCCGTTCCCACCCGGCTGATCGACGTCGAGGTCGCCGACGGCCGCCGTCGAGGCGCCGACCTGGCCGTCCTGGTCCCCGCTGGTGCGGACGCGCCGGTCGCCGGGGTCGAGCACGCCGGCAAGGCCGGTGAGGTCCGCCGGCTCTCCGGCGGGGACGTGCGCTGGCTGGTGGGGATCGGCGAGGGCGGGCCCGCGCACTGGCGCGCCGCGGGCGCGGCCCTCGCCCGGGAGGCCGCGGACGTCAAGGCGGTGCAGGTCGAACTGGGTGACGACGTCACCGGCGAGCAGGTCGCGGAGCTGACCGTGGGGGCGCTGCTCGGCGGGTACCGGTTCAAGGTCAGCGGAGACGCGGACCAGCCCGCGCTTCGCACCCTGCGCCTGGTCACGGCCGAGGCCGGTCACCAGCGGGTCGTCGAGCGCGCGCGAGTGCTGGCAGGCGCGTCGGCGCTGGCCAGGGACCTGGCGAACACCCCGTCCAACATCAAGAACCCGTCGTGGCTGGCCGACACCGCCGCGCGCCTCGCCGACGAGGTGCCCGGCCTGAGCGCCACCGTCCGGGACGAGCAGTGGCTGGCGGCGCAGGGCTTCGGCGGGGTGCTCGCGGTCGGCGGTGGCTCGGCGAGCCCGCCGCGGCTGATCGAGCTGACCTACCGGCCGCGTGGCGCGGCCCGTCACCTGCTGCTGGTCGGCAAGGGCATCACGTTCGACACCGGTGGCCTGTCGATCAAACCGGCCGATGGCATGCACCTGATGCGCACCGACATGGCCGGCGGTGGCGCGGTCATCGCGGCCGCGCTGGCGATCGCCGCGCTGCGGCTGCCGGTGCGGGTCACGGCTCTCGTGCCGGCGGCGGAGAACCACGTGTCCGGCTCGTCGTACCGGCCGGGCGACGTGGTGCGGCACTACGGCGGGCGGACCACCGAGGTGTCCAACACCGACGCCGAGGGCCGCATGGTTCTCGCCGACGCGCTGGCCTACGGGATCCGGCGGTTCAGCCCGGACGCGGTGGTGGACGTGGCCACGCTGACCGGCGCGATGAAGGTCGCGCTCGGCCTGCGGACCGGTGGGCTGTTCGCCACGGACGACAAGCTGGCCGACGAGATCCGCGAGGCCGGCGCGAGCGTCGGGGAGGCGTGGTGGCGGATGCCGCTGCTGGACGCCCACGCCGACGCGGTGCGCGGCGAGCTCGCCGACGTGAAGCAGGCGCCGGGCGGGCCGGGCGGCATCACGGCGGCGCTGTTCCTGCGCGAGTTCACCGAGGGCCTGCCGTGGGCGCACCTGGACATCGCGGGCCCGGCTCGGGCCGAGAAGCCGTACGCGGAGGTCGTCCCGGGGGCGACGGGTTTCGCGGCGCGGACGCTGGTGGCGTTCGCGGAGTCGTTCGGCTCGGACCAGGCGTAG
- a CDS encoding enoyl-CoA hydratase-related protein, producing the protein MTTEDVLLTADADGVRTVTLNRPKAYNSLTVELKERLLAALREASADPAVRAVVLTGAGKAFCAGQDLKEHVGLLQAGDPAPLRTVQDHYNPIVRAIVEMPKPVIAAVNGPAAGAGAAFAYAADLRVAASSANFLMAFANVGLGPDSGASWTLQRLVGYGRAAELMLLARTVGAEEALSLGLVTEVVPDEELAGRAQALAAKLAAGPTVSYAKIKQVLTVAAEGSLEDALAAEDAAQTVLGSTADHREAVEAFVAKRRPDFQGK; encoded by the coding sequence GTGACCACCGAGGACGTGCTGCTCACCGCCGACGCCGACGGCGTGCGCACCGTGACGTTGAACCGCCCCAAGGCCTACAACTCGCTCACCGTCGAGCTGAAGGAGCGCCTGCTGGCCGCGTTGCGCGAGGCGTCGGCGGACCCGGCGGTGCGCGCGGTCGTGCTGACCGGCGCGGGCAAGGCGTTCTGCGCGGGCCAGGACCTCAAGGAGCACGTCGGGCTGCTGCAGGCGGGCGACCCGGCGCCGCTGCGGACCGTGCAGGACCACTACAACCCGATCGTCCGGGCCATCGTGGAGATGCCGAAACCGGTGATCGCCGCGGTGAACGGGCCCGCCGCCGGCGCCGGGGCGGCTTTCGCCTACGCCGCCGACCTGCGGGTAGCCGCGTCGTCGGCGAACTTCCTGATGGCGTTCGCCAACGTCGGGCTCGGCCCGGACTCGGGCGCGTCGTGGACGCTGCAGCGGCTGGTCGGCTACGGCCGGGCGGCCGAGCTGATGCTGCTCGCCCGCACGGTCGGCGCCGAGGAGGCGCTGTCGCTGGGCCTGGTCACCGAGGTCGTGCCGGACGAGGAGCTGGCAGGCCGGGCGCAGGCGCTCGCGGCGAAGCTCGCCGCCGGGCCGACGGTCAGCTACGCGAAGATCAAGCAGGTGCTGACCGTCGCCGCGGAGGGCTCGCTGGAGGACGCGCTGGCCGCCGAGGACGCGGCGCAGACGGTGCTCGGCTCGACGGCCGACCACCGCGAGGCGGTGGAGGCCTTCGTCGCCAAGCGGAGGCCGGACTTCCAGGGCAAGTAG
- a CDS encoding DUF3117 domain-containing protein, translating to MAAMKPRTGDGPLEVTKEGRGLVMRVPLEGGGRLVVELSAEEAKDLGVALQEATS from the coding sequence ATGGCGGCCATGAAGCCCCGGACCGGAGATGGTCCCCTCGAGGTGACTAAGGAGGGGCGGGGCCTCGTGATGCGCGTTCCGCTCGAGGGCGGTGGGCGACTTGTCGTCGAGCTGTCGGCCGAAGAGGCCAAGGACCTGGGGGTTGCCCTGCAGGAGGCCACCAGCTGA
- a CDS encoding helix-turn-helix transcriptional regulator, producing MREAVLSAARFITTHAEEPLGLGDVADHVGYSPFHLARTFTRELGMPPCQYLTARRFERAKQLLLLTDERIIDICNAVGFSAVGTFTSRFAAAVGTTPVEFRRLPDVLTASPPRPTSSPGAGGGTVMGTVRLSAAAQVALGPDPAVYVGLFPKRAARGFPVSGTLLAQPGDFLLTGVPAGTYWVMSSALPSGGGAAAQLIPCRTVAGACPRAVRVSAEAPVHQRDVHLDLGQDWSPPVLIALPALASADAQERRRHR from the coding sequence ATGCGCGAGGCAGTCCTGAGCGCCGCGCGGTTCATCACCACGCACGCGGAGGAGCCGTTGGGGCTGGGGGACGTCGCCGACCACGTCGGCTACAGCCCGTTCCACCTGGCCCGCACATTCACGCGGGAGCTGGGCATGCCGCCCTGCCAGTATCTGACCGCGCGCCGGTTCGAGCGGGCCAAACAGCTGCTGCTGCTGACCGACGAGCGGATCATCGACATCTGCAACGCGGTGGGCTTCTCCGCGGTCGGCACGTTCACCTCGCGGTTCGCCGCCGCGGTCGGCACCACGCCGGTCGAGTTCCGGCGGCTACCGGACGTGCTCACCGCCTCGCCGCCGCGACCGACGTCGTCCCCGGGCGCGGGCGGCGGCACGGTGATGGGCACGGTGCGGCTGAGCGCGGCCGCGCAAGTTGCGCTGGGGCCGGACCCGGCCGTGTACGTCGGGCTGTTCCCCAAGCGCGCCGCCCGTGGGTTCCCGGTCAGCGGCACCCTGCTGGCCCAACCGGGCGATTTCCTGCTCACCGGTGTCCCGGCGGGCACGTACTGGGTGATGTCCTCGGCGCTGCCCAGTGGCGGCGGCGCGGCGGCGCAGCTCATCCCGTGCCGGACCGTGGCCGGCGCGTGCCCGCGGGCGGTGCGGGTGTCGGCGGAGGCGCCGGTGCACCAACGGGACGTGCACCTGGACCTGGGGCAGGACTGGTCGCCGCCGGTGCTGATCGCCCTGCCGGCGCTCGCCTCGGCCGATGCGCAAGAACGAAGAAGACACCGGTGA
- a CDS encoding O-methyltransferase, producing the protein MTSETLAASGGDHAEGYLPDHPADAALLTARARSAELGCAALGPATGAALCFLATSLRARAVVEIGTGIGVSGLYLLRGMAPDGVLTSIDIEPEHHQAARRTFREAGYPPGRTRLIMGRALDVLPRLTSGGYDLVFVDAARAEYPRYYEHGVQLLRPGGVIAFHGVTDAARGERREPGVLAARELARAIREDERLVPALLPVGGGLLVAAVQ; encoded by the coding sequence GTGACCTCCGAGACGCTCGCGGCGAGTGGCGGCGACCACGCCGAGGGCTACCTGCCCGACCACCCGGCGGACGCCGCGCTGCTCACCGCAAGGGCGCGCTCGGCGGAGTTGGGCTGCGCGGCGCTCGGACCCGCGACCGGCGCGGCGCTGTGCTTCCTGGCGACGAGCCTGCGGGCCCGCGCGGTGGTCGAGATCGGCACCGGCATCGGGGTCAGCGGGCTCTACCTGCTGCGCGGCATGGCCCCGGACGGGGTCCTCACCTCGATCGACATCGAGCCGGAGCACCACCAGGCCGCGCGCCGCACCTTCCGCGAGGCCGGGTACCCGCCCGGCCGCACCCGGCTGATCATGGGCCGGGCGCTGGACGTGCTGCCACGTCTCACCAGCGGCGGCTACGACCTGGTGTTCGTGGACGCGGCGCGCGCCGAGTACCCGCGCTACTACGAGCACGGCGTCCAGCTGCTGCGGCCCGGCGGGGTGATCGCGTTCCACGGCGTGACCGACGCGGCCCGCGGCGAGCGGCGGGAGCCCGGGGTGCTCGCGGCGCGCGAACTGGCGCGGGCGATCCGCGAGGACGAGCGGCTGGTGCCGGCGCTGCTTCCGGTCGGCGGAGGGTTGCTGGTCGCCGCGGTGCAGTGA
- a CDS encoding DivIVA domain-containing protein: protein MTTALIYLVIMLLVAAVVFLLAAVVFGRGEELAPLPPGSSPTRLPVRDITGEDVQKVRFQLVLRGYKMSEVDWVVRRLGAEIDELRARVAELEAERQTSG, encoded by the coding sequence GTGACGACCGCCCTGATCTACCTCGTGATCATGCTGCTCGTGGCGGCTGTGGTGTTCCTGCTGGCCGCCGTCGTGTTCGGCCGCGGCGAGGAGCTCGCCCCGCTGCCGCCGGGCAGCTCGCCGACGCGCCTGCCGGTGCGGGACATCACCGGCGAGGACGTGCAGAAGGTGCGCTTCCAGCTCGTCCTGCGCGGGTACAAGATGTCCGAAGTGGACTGGGTGGTGCGGCGGCTCGGCGCCGAGATCGACGAGCTCCGCGCCAGGGTGGCCGAGCTCGAGGCGGAACGGCAGACGTCGGGATGA